The Candidatus Poribacteria bacterium genome window below encodes:
- a CDS encoding phytanoyl-CoA dioxygenase family protein: MNEHDKYLFDLNGYLVVENVLTPDEVALCNEAIDRHADDIRERVGELSLSGGSNTLEGITGRGDLGGMLSWEKPWCEPFRNMLAHPKIVPYLHGILGKGFRMDHNPGLITMRKGAEGHVFHGSSGPGFDPHQYYIFKDGRMHCGLTVAAWQLADVNPGDGGLCLIPGSHKCNFACPPEMKRYEMYQEHIRQITGKAGDVVIFTEATTHGTLPWTADHQRRSLLFRYSPGNLAYAKGYFPTWPESMLEGLTPEQRAVLEPPYHTRLDRPVLEE, translated from the coding sequence ATGAATGAACACGACAAATACCTTTTTGATCTCAACGGTTATCTGGTCGTCGAGAATGTCTTAACTCCCGATGAAGTGGCGTTGTGTAATGAGGCAATTGACCGCCATGCGGACGATATCCGCGAACGAGTCGGAGAACTTTCGTTGTCAGGGGGTTCCAACACCTTGGAAGGCATCACCGGACGCGGTGACCTCGGAGGGATGCTGAGTTGGGAAAAACCTTGGTGCGAGCCGTTCCGGAATATGCTAGCCCACCCGAAAATTGTGCCGTATCTTCACGGCATCTTGGGAAAGGGGTTCCGTATGGATCACAATCCTGGACTGATCACCATGCGCAAAGGAGCGGAAGGGCATGTCTTCCACGGCTCCTCCGGTCCCGGCTTCGATCCACACCAGTACTACATTTTCAAGGACGGCAGGATGCACTGTGGATTGACCGTGGCGGCGTGGCAACTTGCCGATGTCAATCCGGGAGATGGTGGGCTTTGCCTGATTCCGGGGAGTCACAAGTGTAATTTCGCTTGCCCTCCAGAAATGAAACGCTACGAAATGTATCAAGAGCATATTCGGCAGATTACGGGCAAAGCCGGCGATGTTGTTATTTTTACGGAAGCCACCACACATGGAACGTTGCCTTGGACGGCAGACCATCAACGTCGTTCTCTGCTTTTCCGATACTCGCCAGGAAATTTGGCTTATGCCAAAGGTTACTTTCCTACATGGCCAGAGTCAATGCTCGAAGGATTGACGCCGGAACAGAGAGCGGTATTGGAACCACCTTATCACACACGGCTAGATCGCCCAGTTCTGGAGGAGTAG
- a CDS encoding serine hydrolase, which translates to MAESGVMSAIQDFTVHTGGVVGVDAKHLETGERVSHNADTVFFTASTLKVPLLVELYRQVDAGIIDVHQRIDLTDTLRVPGSGVLKELASGLQPTVHDLAMLMIIISDNTATDILYNRVGGDNINNTMRQLGLTHTHIPMTCRELLYGITGLEVENPVHTYQLASDRLKKREFVLEGDGFSEDKSDVSSPNDMCRLLELIYDGNILSAQSREAVLDILKRQQLSTVIPHALPAGTAVAHKTGSYHSVRCDVGIVFSPTGPYTVAIMAKEMTTGDRLSVDASLAAISRSVYDEFTE; encoded by the coding sequence ATGGCCGAATCAGGCGTGATGTCTGCAATCCAAGATTTTACAGTTCATACAGGTGGGGTTGTCGGGGTCGACGCAAAACATCTGGAGACAGGCGAGCGCGTTTCCCATAACGCCGACACCGTATTCTTCACAGCGAGTACGCTGAAGGTGCCGCTATTGGTAGAATTGTATCGACAGGTCGATGCAGGCATCATTGACGTGCATCAACGCATCGACCTCACCGATACCTTACGGGTACCTGGGTCCGGTGTCCTCAAGGAGCTAGCATCTGGGCTTCAACCAACGGTTCACGACTTGGCGATGCTCATGATTATCATCAGCGATAATACCGCCACTGATATACTTTACAACCGGGTCGGAGGGGACAATATCAACAACACGATGCGCCAGTTGGGGTTGACCCACACCCATATCCCGATGACGTGTCGGGAATTGCTCTACGGCATCACTGGACTTGAGGTGGAAAACCCTGTGCACACCTATCAGTTAGCATCGGATCGTTTGAAAAAGCGGGAGTTTGTCTTAGAGGGTGACGGCTTCTCCGAAGATAAGTCCGATGTGTCGTCGCCGAACGATATGTGCCGTTTGTTGGAATTAATCTACGATGGAAATATCCTTTCGGCTCAGTCTCGTGAGGCGGTTTTGGATATCCTCAAGCGTCAGCAGCTTAGCACGGTTATTCCGCACGCGCTTCCTGCGGGAACGGCGGTTGCCCACAAAACCGGCAGCTACCACAGCGTCCGGTGTGATGTTGGGATCGTATTTTCACCTACGGGACCATACACCGTAGCGATTATGGCGAAAGAGATGACGACTGGCGATCGACTGAGCGTAGATGCTAGTCTTGCTGCCATCTCTAGGTCGGTCTACGACGAGTTTACCGAGTAG
- a CDS encoding phytanoyl-CoA dioxygenase family protein — protein sequence MKELLDFYQENDYVVVPDALSSDEVRTINEIIDHDLVENPANWFEREDGHYQLNVHLLITHPEIDFTMRPPRLLPLLEAIMGPDLCAEEHSVRIRRPNPDGPISCRWHRDVGTGASEITHSTPYISVVFYLNDVDDTTHTFSVLPGSAHTREQPLDAYDLTQADHITGPAGTAVLFNAIMFHAGNVRQTTAERRTIHLYCGRTTDRYLSNYTIFPRRLSESKDEATRKYYSRPNPITKLLLERF from the coding sequence ATGAAAGAACTGTTAGACTTTTATCAGGAAAACGATTATGTCGTTGTTCCTGATGCCTTATCCTCCGACGAGGTTCGGACCATCAACGAAATCATAGATCACGATCTCGTCGAGAATCCCGCGAACTGGTTTGAACGAGAGGACGGGCATTATCAACTCAACGTCCATCTACTAATTACACACCCGGAAATTGACTTCACCATGCGGCCACCGCGCCTGTTGCCGTTGCTAGAGGCGATTATGGGACCTGATTTGTGTGCGGAAGAACATTCGGTGCGCATTCGTCGTCCCAATCCCGATGGTCCCATCAGTTGCCGTTGGCACCGCGATGTCGGTACTGGAGCGAGTGAAATCACCCACTCCACCCCATACATATCCGTTGTCTTTTACCTGAACGATGTAGATGACACAACGCATACCTTCAGCGTACTGCCCGGTTCGGCACATACGAGAGAGCAACCGCTCGACGCTTACGACCTCACACAAGCAGATCACATCACCGGTCCTGCCGGCACCGCGGTCCTGTTCAATGCGATAATGTTCCATGCCGGCAATGTCCGGCAGACCACTGCAGAACGTCGAACCATTCATCTCTACTGCGGTCGTACAACGGACCGCTACTTGAGTAATTATACCATTTTCCCGCGCCGACTTTCAGAAAGCAAGGACGAAGCCACGCGGAAATACTACAGTCGTCCCAATCCGATTACCAAGTTGCTGCTTGAACGGTTTTAG
- a CDS encoding ankyrin repeat domain-containing protein gives MNQEYIERWQTEFETADAKTVRQMLAEAPELVNVTVNHTSPSGRIRQWGPLFSASINLKSLDKVKALVEAGADVNNSNLGTHWPSTEYEINRYLLSQRTDINQLCYLGFHAVGVTNFDSFLLMVENGLDPNFAWPYNGETLLHVQSRHDDDTHLAQAYILIKTDADVNAQALSGLDDEPIMDNEHFVQYGKETPLHFAARLGNLRMVRMLLDHGADPSLKTVSRRSEPKEFIEWTDEVTSLVWPLSEIRRVLFQPYEGETPLDMALREGNEEIANILK, from the coding sequence ATGAATCAAGAATATATTGAACGCTGGCAGACAGAATTTGAGACAGCAGACGCAAAGACAGTCCGACAGATGCTCGCTGAAGCGCCGGAACTCGTAAACGTGACGGTGAATCACACATCACCGAGTGGGAGGATCCGGCAGTGGGGACCGCTCTTCAGTGCAAGCATCAACCTCAAAAGTCTTGATAAAGTGAAGGCACTTGTGGAGGCAGGTGCAGACGTAAACAACAGCAACCTTGGAACACACTGGCCAAGTACCGAGTATGAGATTAACCGGTATCTCCTTAGCCAAAGAACGGATATCAATCAGCTGTGCTATCTTGGGTTTCATGCTGTCGGCGTCACCAATTTCGATTCTTTTCTACTCATGGTAGAAAACGGGCTGGATCCGAATTTCGCATGGCCCTACAACGGCGAAACTTTGCTCCATGTGCAGTCGCGCCACGATGACGATACCCACCTCGCGCAAGCCTACATTCTGATTAAAACGGACGCAGACGTCAATGCACAAGCGTTGAGTGGACTTGATGACGAACCCATCATGGATAACGAGCATTTCGTGCAATACGGCAAGGAAACACCGCTCCATTTTGCTGCTCGGTTGGGCAATTTGCGGATGGTTCGGATGCTGCTCGACCACGGAGCCGATCCGTCGCTCAAAACCGTCAGCCGAAGAAGTGAGCCGAAGGAGTTCATCGAATGGACGGATGAAGTTACATCGTTGGTTTGGCCACTAAGTGAAATTAGGAGGGTGCTGTTTCAACCCTATGAAGGGGAGACACCTCTCGATATGGCGCTGCGTGAAGGCAATGAAGAAATTGCCAATATACTCAAGTGA